Proteins from a genomic interval of Paenibacillus sp. FSL H8-0048:
- a CDS encoding helix-turn-helix domain-containing protein yields the protein MNELNLNDETILTLSEAAQKWDLSASSIRRKIKDFPEGTARKFGTQWVVLEAGMLEVFGPIMIEEETNMRKLRAVYRAVKRMADEAGLSVERTFSSHAVLVGGLLLVWLDNMHWKELKLGASDYVNRDYGGKESLQAKMLDLKKEIDEHHENVKCGRPVLDKFTVSDKVINYMIDHSIKVRKSRVT from the coding sequence CCTGACATTATCCGAAGCGGCACAGAAGTGGGATTTAAGCGCTTCAAGCATACGACGCAAAATCAAGGACTTCCCGGAGGGTACCGCCCGAAAGTTTGGAACGCAGTGGGTCGTCCTTGAGGCTGGGATGTTAGAGGTATTTGGCCCCATTATGATTGAAGAGGAAACAAATATGAGGAAATTAAGGGCTGTTTACAGGGCTGTTAAGCGTATGGCTGATGAAGCAGGGCTTTCAGTGGAACGCACCTTCTCTTCCCATGCGGTCTTGGTGGGCGGGCTCTTGCTGGTCTGGCTGGATAATATGCACTGGAAAGAGCTTAAGTTAGGCGCTTCTGATTACGTAAACCGTGACTACGGCGGCAAAGAATCTTTACAGGCTAAAATGCTAGATTTAAAAAAAGAGATTGATGAGCACCACGAAAATGTCAAATGCGGACGGCCGGTATTGGATAAATTCACTGTGAGCGATAAAGTTATTAATTATATGATCGATCATAGCATCAAAGTCAGAAAGTCACGGGTCACATAG